A window from Pyrococcus yayanosii CH1 encodes these proteins:
- a CDS encoding gamma carbonic anhydrase family protein, which produces MSVYELDGKRPKIHPSAFIDESAVIIGDVVLEEKTSVWPSAVLRGDIERIYVGRYSNIQDNVSIHTSHGKPTEIGEYVTIGHNAVIHGARVGNYVIIGMGAVILDGAKIGDHVIIGAGALVPPGKEIPDYSLVIGVPGKVVRQLSEEEIEWTKKNAEVYVELAEKHLKGRKRVE; this is translated from the coding sequence ATGTCGGTATACGAGCTCGATGGTAAGAGACCTAAAATTCACCCATCCGCGTTCATAGATGAAAGCGCCGTCATCATAGGTGACGTCGTCCTCGAAGAAAAGACGAGCGTCTGGCCTTCGGCTGTCCTGAGGGGTGATATAGAGCGGATATACGTTGGCCGTTACTCCAACATCCAAGACAACGTGAGCATTCACACCTCTCATGGCAAGCCGACCGAGATAGGTGAATACGTTACCATAGGCCACAACGCCGTTATCCATGGGGCCAGAGTCGGTAATTATGTGATAATCGGCATGGGGGCTGTCATTTTGGATGGGGCAAAAATCGGAGATCACGTCATAATAGGGGCGGGCGCTTTAGTTCCGCCCGGCAAGGAGATACCGGATTATAGCCTTGTCATAGGAGTACCGGGCAAGGTTGTTAGACAGCTCAGCGAAGAGGAAATAGAGTGGACGAAGAAGAACGCCGAGGTATACGTCGAGCTCGCGGAGAAGCACCTGAAGGGACGGAAGAGGGTTGAGTGA